The following is a genomic window from Paenibacillus thiaminolyticus.
CCGCCCTCCGGCGTATAGTTAATCGCGTTGGAGAGCAGGTTGAGCATAATCTGGCGCAGCCGATCCTCATCCGCCTCGACATACAGATCCGTCTCGGCATCCAGCCGGACATCGATGCGCTTGCTGCCTGCTTCCTTGCGAAGCATCTCCACCGTATGCTCGAGGAAGGTCCCGAGCTCCACCGGTGAAAATTGCAGCACCGCCCGCTTCGCTTCGATTTTCGACAATTCCAGAATGTCGCCGATAAGCCGGTTCAAACGCTCGCTCTCCTCCTGAATAATCTGCAGGAAGGACTTCGCGATCTCCGGATCATGCATCGCCCCATTCAGGAGCGTCTCGGCGAAGCCCTTGACTGCGGCAATCGGCGTCTTGAGCTCATGGGACACATTCGCCACGAATTCAGTCCGCATTCGCTCCAGCCGCCGGATCTCCGAGACATCCTGCATCACCAGCAAAATGCCCGCCCATTCCTGATCGGTGAAATAGGCCGGGACGACCGTAACATCCAGCAGACGCTCCTCCGGATAATAAATCGTCATCTCGTCATGGCGCAGCTGCTTCTTCTCCTCGACTTCGGCCATCATCTGCTGCATCTCATACGGCGCCCTGACTTCGCTGAACGGACGCCCGAGCCATTCCCTGCTTCGGATGCCGAGAATATGCTCGGCCTTCCGGTTCAACAGCGCAACCTTGCCTTCCGCATCGACCATCACGATCGCATTGATCATATGCTCCATGACCGTCTGCAGCCGGCTCTCGTTCTCGCGGATTTGCGACATCTGCACCTGGAGGCTCTCCGCCATCGCATTGATAGCTGTCCCTAGCTGCCCGATCTCGTCCTTCCCCGCAGCCTGGGCCCTCGCCTTGTAGTCCATCTGGGCGATGCGCATCGCGACGCGGGTCATATTCTCGATCGGACGCGTCAGATTGAAGGCAATCCGGTAGCTGACGATCCCTGCGATAACGAATAATGCCGCCAGGCCTAGCGCCAAATACGCCCACAGCGCCCTCACGCTGCTCTCGACATGCGCCAGGCTCATCGCCAGACGTATATACCCGTCAAAATGGTTCGTATGCACGGGCATGGCGACATAGAGCATATTTTGCCCCAGCGTCTCGCTATAACGGATATTCGAGCCGATCCCTTCCTGCCCCGCCTTCATAATCTCCTCGCGCGCCAAGTGATTGTCCATCTCGGCAGCCTCATGATCGGAATCGCCGACGACCGTCCCGTCAGCCAGAATAAAGGTAACGCGGGCATCCG
Proteins encoded in this region:
- the pnpS gene encoding two-component system histidine kinase PnpS, whose translation is MSRFRTRLTLIFVLLIGISVTAAGIYMASTFKHNHIRQLEENMSREIMLIEQTLAWIQPESRDDMVAYYSGWARKLHDSADARVTFILADGTVVGDSDHEAAEMDNHLAREEIMKAGQEGIGSNIRYSETLGQNMLYVAMPVHTNHFDGYIRLAMSLAHVESSVRALWAYLALGLAALFVIAGIVSYRIAFNLTRPIENMTRVAMRIAQMDYKARAQAAGKDEIGQLGTAINAMAESLQVQMSQIRENESRLQTVMEHMINAIVMVDAEGKVALLNRKAEHILGIRSREWLGRPFSEVRAPYEMQQMMAEVEEKKQLRHDEMTIYYPEERLLDVTVVPAYFTDQEWAGILLVMQDVSEIRRLERMRTEFVANVSHELKTPIAAVKGFAETLLNGAMHDPEIAKSFLQIIQEESERLNRLIGDILELSKIEAKRAVLQFSPVELGTFLEHTVEMLRKEAGSKRIDVRLDAETDLYVEADEDRLRQIMLNLLSNAINYTPEGGQVKIGAVALHDPDQEERIRLMITDTGIGIPKKDVPRIFERFYRVDKARSRVSGGTGLGLSIVKHLVDAHRGTIRVESELGVGTTFTIELPVLQEWSPGGSEQ